One Diabrotica virgifera virgifera chromosome 3, PGI_DIABVI_V3a genomic window carries:
- the LOC126882669 gene encoding uncharacterized protein LOC126882669 — protein MSVRIPTRNGPSQGSDADLKVIFWNAGGLSNSKFLELKRSVLEKNVDIYVIVEAGAASDTPHLYSTVGYSTHVLKRSRQVASGIIIGIKTSLVCKTNIIHEMQDRDKVEMFQVEVWKNSKHVTLFLLYNPPDNIPALELVEQQIQPSTIIIGDFNSPSTRWGYSRTTNVGKHLEDFLDNNYLDVVNIPPTFLSFRGSQSRPDLVVTHQHITGKTSVTLLDDAAGCGHRALPVTCKLAKDKKAQNRAPRWNFKKVDWKKYRECRDEVLTQLTLQAPEEAAKKVTEAILKCAKECIPRGQIKGYKTFWSPTLSKLKAARNKARGKAEKSSVV, from the coding sequence ATGAGTGTACGAATCCCTACTCGAAACGGCCCTTCTCAGGGCAGCGACGCAGACCTCAAAGTCATCTTCTGGAACGCTGGAGGTCTAAGCAACAGCAAGTTTTTAGAACTCAAACGAAGCGTTCTCGAAAAGAACGTTGATATATATGTCATTGTAGAGGCAGGAGCCGCTTCAGACACACCTCACCTCTACTCTACAGTTGGCTATTCAACCCATGTGCTGAAGAGGAGTCGACAAGTAGCGTCAGGAATTATCATCGGAATCAAAACCTCTCTAGTATGCAAGACTAACATAATCCACGAAATGCAGGATAGAGATAAAGTGGAAATGTTCCAGGTCGAAGTCTGGAAAAACTCGAAACATGTCACCCTTTTCTTACTATACAATCCGCCAGATAATATACCTGCATTGGAATTGGTAGAGCAACAAATCCAGCCAAGTACCATCATAATTGGAGATTTCAATAGTCCATCCACGAGATGGGGCTACTCTAGAACCACCAACGTTGGGAAACACCTCGAGGACTTTTTGGATAACAACTATCTTGATGTAGTGAACATCCCACCTACGTTCTTATCGTTTAGAGGAAGTCAATCAAGGCCCGATCTTGTCGTAACACACCAACACATTACAGGGAAGACCAGTGTAACCCTCCTGGACGACGCAGCAGGCTGTGGTCACCGCGCTCTGCCAGTGACATGCAAACTGGCAAAGGACAAAAAAGCCCAAAATCGCGCCCCGCGCTGGAATTTTAAAAAGGTGGACTGGAAAAAGTACAGGGAATGCAGAGATGAAGTCCTTACTCAACTAACACTACAAGCACCAGAAGAAGCAGCAAAGAAAGTAACCGAGGCCATACTTAAATGTGCAAAAGAGTGCATACCGCGAGGTCAAATTAAGgggtataagactttctggtcccCAACGCTATCCAAATTGAAAGCTGCCAGAAATAAAGCCAGGGGCAAAGCTGAAAAATCCAG